CCGTAACGCCGGAATTCCCCATGGTGTAGGCCACGCCGGTCTGTTTTAGCGCCACCACCGGCAGGCCGAACTTCATGGCCTCAAGCAGAGGGATGCAGAATCCCTCATGGCGGCTCAGGCATAGAAAAAGGCTTGCGCCCGCGAAATATCCCCCCAGCGCTTCATCGGCCACGGGGCCTGTGAATATCACGTCCGACAGGTCCAGCCCGGCGGCCAAATTTTTCAGCGACCGGTAATAAAGCCCGTTGGGGTCGTACCCGCCCACCATGATAAGCCTGGAATCCGGGTCCAGATGCCGCTTGTAATGGTGGAACGTGGTTATCAAATCCTCGTGCCGCTTGTTGGGCGCCACCCGGCCCACGAAAAGAATGTTGGTCTTCCCGTCGTTATAATAATGGTTGCCGGAATCGGTCATCCTGTCGAAGTCGAGGATATATGGGACCACGGCGGTCCTGGCGAATCCCAGCGTTTTTAACTCGTCCTCGTTATAGGCCGACCCGGCCATGGCGAATTTCACCCGCCCGGCGAACAGGCCCAACAGCTCCCGTCCTTCCTGGCACCGTTGGGCCGCCTCCCGGTCGTATCCGTCGAAGAACTCCGCCGGGGTGATGTTGTGATACATGAGTATCACGTTGCGCCCATGTTCCAGCGCGTACCAGTTCACCGGCGAGCCGGTGGAGTAGTGGTAGATAAGCCACGAGCCGTCCGGTTCTTTTTCGTATTCACGGTAGTCCCGCGCCGTAAGTTTCGGATGCACCACATCCGCGAATATGTCCGACTCGTACCCCCAAGAGCGCAGAAGCCGGTTGAATTCCACTACGGTGTTGCCTATGGCGTCGCCGTACCAGAAGTTCGGGAGCATCTGATGGATCTTCACCGGTCGAACCCCAGCTCTTCAGTCATCCGCAGAAACCGTTTGAACCGGGCGCATATAATGTCCCAGGTGTAATTGCTCTCCACATAGGCCTTGCCCGCCTGGCCCATCCTTCCGGCCCTGTCCGGGTCTTCCAATATGTATTCGACACTTTCGGCGAACTCCGCGAAGCTTTCAAACGCCAGCCCGCCGCCGGATTTTTCCACATGCTCCCGGGTGGCCTCGCAATTTTTATGGACCAGCACGGGGCGCCCCACCCACCAGGATTCCATCATCACCAGCGAGAAACTTTCGTTCAGCGACGGCTGGCAGAGCATGGTGGCGGCGGCGTAAGCGTCTTTCTTGTCCTCAAGAGGCACAAACCCCAAATCCTTCACGCGGCCCGCCGCCGCTTCGGGTATGTCCACCTCGCCCGGCCCTATGAGGGCCAAATTAAGGTTCGCCTTGCGGTTGGCGGTTATGTACCGGGTGAAATACTCCAGCAGAAGCGGCGTGTTCTTGGTGGCGTCGCGCCTGCCCACGTAAAGGATGAACGGCGTGTCGCCCATCCCGTATTTCCCGCGGAACCTTTTTCCGTCCGCGTCTTCTATCCTGTCCACCCCTTCGCCCATCAACACCGGCTCGGAGTAGGGCATGCCGCCGTAAAGGTTTTGGGCCAGCCGCATTTCGGCAGGGGAGTTGAACAGCGCCGCGTTCACCCGGCGGAACATCCGTTTTGTCACCTCCAGCCGGGCGTATCCTTCATCATGCAGACAGGGGATGAGGAACGATTTGTATGGCACTATGGAAGAACCCCACAGCGACGTGCCGAAAAGGTAGGGCATGAAAAAGTAGAGCCGCCCCTTGTGGTTGTTCCCGATGAACTCATACATGGCGTCGGAGTTTATGGCGTTGTGGACGTAGTCCAGCTCCTCGTCTATGGTGATGGGTTCCCCGGCGATTATTTTCAGGTTCACCGGCACGAACACGTCGGTGTCCACCGGCCTGGGGTGGAACCTGCGTACGGTTACGCCGTTGACGCAATACACCCCCGCCTCGTAATAAACGCTATTCCAGTGGGACGTGAAATCTTTAAGCGTGGTGGTTAGCACCTCCACGTCCACCCCGCGCACGGTGAGGCTTTCGGCCAGCCTTCTGCAATGGTTCTCGGCTCCGCCGCCTATGTTGGCCCCGTAGAAGGGTATTACGAAAGATACTTTCACCGGGCCGCCTCTTCGGATGGCAAATACCTCTGGCCGTTTATCACCCAGGAATGGGGCGGGCGGAAAACCCCCACGTCCTTAAACTTCGAACGCACGGTGAAGTCGTACATCTGGTCGTGATAGTCATAAGCGTGGCCGTCTTTGGCGTGGACGGCCACCGACAGGGTGTATGCGCCGTCCACCAGGTCCAGCCGGTCCACGGTGAAGGCCACGCTTCCCTGGCCATCCACGAAGTCTATGTCTATACCCTCGATGTGGGTGTTGGTGCCGTAACAGTTGGCGCCGTCTTTCCTGTTTATGCCGATGCCGAAAACCGGCTCGGCCACCTTGCGGTGGGCGCGGTAATCCACCGACACGGTCAATGCCTCACCCGAGGGGAAAACGCGTCGTTCCTCTTTGGCGCCGTCCGTCAGACGCACGCCGGTTATTTCCACCTCGCCGGAGCCCCAGCGGTTGGCGGTCTCAACGATTTCGGCGTGGGGCGCATGGTCTTTTTCAAGCGCGTCCAGGTTTTCTTTTTCGGCCACGGTGGCAAGATAGGCGTCCACCACGCGGTTGGGTTTGCCTATCATCTTCACCGCGCCGCTGTCTATCCACACAGCGCCGTCGCACCATCGCTTTACTTCGTCGAGGTTGTGGGTGACCAGCAGTATGGTCTTGCCGGATTTCTTGAACGACTCCATTTTCTCCTGGCACTTGTGGCCGAAAGCCTCGTCCCCCACGGCCAGCACCTCGTCCACCAGCAAAATGTCCGGGTCGGCGTGCACCGCCACCGAGAACCCCAGCCGCATGAACATGCCCGAAGAGTATGTCCGCACCGGGTTGTCTATAAAATCCCAAAGCTCGGCGAAAGAAACGATGTCGTCGAACTTTTCCTGTATCTTTTTGCGGGGCAGGCCCAGGATTGAGGCGTTTATGAAAATGTTCTCCCGGCCCGAGAATTCCGGGTGGAACCCGGCGCCAAGCTCTATCAAGGCGGAAACCACGCCGCTGGTTTTCACATGGCCCTGGTCCGGCCTGTATATCCCGGCCACCAGCTTTAGAAGGGTGGATTTGCCCGAGCCGTTGCGGCCTATAAGCCCCCAGGTGCTTCCGGCGGGCACGGAAAAACTGATGTCCCGCAGGGCGTCGAAATGGTTATCGTCCGCGGGTTTGGGCGATTTCCCCCCTTTACCGGTCACTAAAGACACAAGGGCGCCCTTCAGCGTGCCATAATTGCCCTTCACGGACACCTTGCGGAACGTTTTGAAAACGCCCGAAAGCTCTATCGCGGTCATTGCGCCCTTATTGATGTTGATGATTTGCCGGAAACCCGTAACGGGGCCGTTAAATAACCCCTAATGATACCACGGCTTTGGGTTTTCCCGGCCTTGACTCCGGGCGGGGGTGGTGTCTCAGTTTGAATCTCAAATAATAGACAGATCCTTCACTTCGCTTGCGCTTCGCTCAGGATGACAATGTTATCAACGGCTTTTATATTGTCATTCTGAGCGTAAGTGAAGAATCTCCCCTGTACTTTCAAACTAGCATTGAATTGTGAATCACGCCGAATGTCGAACCGATTTGGCTGGCTGGGCTGTTTTCAGCGTTAACAGGAAATAAAGCTGGATTATCATTGCTTTATCGACTTGATGTAGTCATCCGTGGAAAGCTCTATTTCCTTGAGGATTTCCCGTATCAACGGTCTGGCAAGATCGCGCCCTGGATGGTTTGGAACTGTTGTGGTTCTGCCGTCGGGGTGGCGGTAAAATGCGTGACTTCCTTTCTGGCGCGCCTTAATAAAACCCAGTCCGCCCAGAAGCCTGTCCATCGTCTTGAAGTTGACGACAGGAAGTTTACTCAAGCGGAAACCTCTATTTGTTGCAAGCCAACGAAGCGTGGCAGGTCGTCAAGATCTCCACGCTCCTTGTATTCCTCAAGGCAAAGCTCCAGCGCTTCCTTCAAGTTCTCTTTCAGTTCGTCGAGACTTGAGCCCTGGGAATGAGCCCCGGTAATGCCCGGAATTACGCCTACATACAGCTTTGTTTCAGGGTCGAATTCAATATATGCTGTGAAGGTTTTCACGGCGGCCTCCTTGTATAGTCAACAGTATAGCGTAATCACCCAGCTACGGCACAGGCTATATGATTAACGCTTCCCCGGGGTCGCCCGACCCCGGTTCCCAGGTCACAGTATTGCGGATTTGAACATTGCCCATCCGCTCTGGTAACATTATATATTTGAGTCAATCTTGCGGAAGATATAGCTGTAACTGAATGAACATACGTAATTTCTCCATCATCGCCCACATAGACCACGGCAAGTCCACCCTGGCCGACAGGCTTTTGCAGACAACCGGCGCCGTGTCGGACAGGGAGATGAAGGAACAGATCCTCGACTCCATGGACATAGAGCGCGAACGGGGCATAACCATAAAAGCGCAAACCGCCCGCCTGGGCTATAAGGCCAAAGACGGGCAGGAGTACGTGCTCAACCTCATAGACACCCCGGGCCATGTGGACTTCTCTTACGAGGTGTCCCGGAGCCTTGCGGCCTGCGAAGGGGTGATACTGGTGGTGGACGCCAGCCAGGGGGTGGAGGCGCAAACCCTGGCCAACGTGCATCTGGCCATGGAGAACGACCTGGTTATGATCCCCGTGATAAACAAGATAGACCTTCCCTCGGCGGATGTGGAAGGAGTGAAACAACAGATAAAAGAGATAATCGGCCTGCCGCCGGAAGATGTTATTTTAGCCTCGGCCAAGGCGGGCATCGGCATAGAGGACATTCTGGAGGCGGTGGTGGCCCGCATCCCCGCGCCCAAGCGCGACCTGGACGCCAAACCCCGCGCCCTGCTGGTGGACTCGTGGTACGACCAGTACCAGGGCGTGGTGTCGCTCATCCGCATGGTGGACGGGGTGATAAGCAAGAAGGACAAGATACTGTTCCTCTCCACCGGCTCCGAACACGAGATAGACAACATGGGTGTTTTCACCCCCAAGGCGCGGCCGGTAAACCAGCTTACCGCCGGGGAGGTGGGCTTTTTCACCGGCGCCATAAGGACCATAGCCGACGCGAAAGTTGGAGACACGGTGACGCTGGCCCGCAACGGCTCCAAAGAGGCCCTGCCCGGTTTCGTGGAGGCCAAGCCCATGGTGTTCTCGGGCCTTTATCCCACCGACAGCGACGAGTATGAGCCCCTGCGCGACGCCCTGGCCAAGCTGAGGCTTAACGACAGCTCTTTCTCCTACGAGCCGGAAAACTCTTTGGCTTTAGGGTTCGGGTTCCGGTGCGGCTTTTTAGGCCTTTTGCACATGGGCATCATAAGGGAGCGGCTGGAGCGGGAGTTCAACCTGTCGCTCATCTCCACGGCGCCCACGGTGGTGTACCGGGTGACGATGAACAGCGGCGACGTTATAACGGTGGACAACCCGGCCAACCTGCCCGGCCCCAACGAGCGGGTCAGCATCACCGAGCCGGTGATAGAGGCCACCATAATCCTGCCCGAAGAATATATCGGCCCGGTGATGACCCTTTGCCGGGAACGGCGGGGCCATCAGAAGAAGATGGAATACATCACCACCAAGCGGGTTTCGCTGGTTTACACCCTGCCGTTGAACGAGATCGTGCTGGATTTCTTCGACAAGCTAAAATCCATAACCAAAGGCTACGCATCCATGGATTATGAGCTGGCGGGCTATCAGGAGGCGGACCTGGTGAAGCTGGACCTGCTGGTGAACGGCGAGCCGGTAGACACCTTATCGGCCATAGTCCACAAAGACAAATCCTACAACGTGGGGCGCGACCTTACCGAGCGGATGCAGGAGCTTATCCCCCGCCAGATGTTCGACATCGCCATCCAGGCGGCCATAGGCTCCAAGATAATTTCGCGCACCACAGTGAAAGCCCTGCGCAAGAACGTGCTGGCCAAATGCTACGGCGGCGACATTACCCGCAAACGCAAGCTTTTGGAGAAGCAGAAGGAAGGCAAGAAACGGATGAAAAGCATCGGCCGGGTGGAAATACCCCACGAGGCGTTCCTTGCCATATTAAAGACCGATGGCAAATAAGTGAAAGGAAGAGACATTGGCCGCGCGTGATCCGAAAAACCCGGAGGGGGAGGCCGTAGCCGCCCAAACGGCGCAGGAGTCATCGCTTTGGAAAGAGTACGCCAAGGCGATTGTGGTGGCCGTGTTTTTAGCGGTGGTCATCAGGACCTTCGTGGCGCAGGCGTTCAAGATCCCTTCCGAATCCATGGTAAGCACGCTTCTGGTGGGTGACCATCTGCTGGTGAACAAGCTTCTGTACCGGTTCGAAAAACCCCAGCGGGGCGACATAATAGTGTTCCGCTACCCCATGGAGCCGGACAGGGATTTCGTCAAAAGGGCCATCGGCCTGCCGGGGGAAACGGTGGAGATGAAGGGCAACACCGTTTACGTCAACGGCGAGGCCCTTGTGGAACCCTACGCCATTTACGAGCAAAACCCCCTGGCCGCCGGGGATGATTACCATTTCGGCCCCGTCACCGTGCCCGATGGGCATCTTTTCATGATGGGGGACAACCGCAACAACAGCCAGGACAGCCGGTATTGGGGCATGCTGGATATGAACCTTATCCACGGCAAGGCGTTTATCATCCACTGGTCCTGGCTGGACAACACCTTCGGCGTCCGCTGGGACAGGATAGGCAAACTGCTTAAATAGCCCTCAATCCTTCTCCCGGGACATTACCCTGTCCATGGCCCAAAAGGGTAGCGCCCGCTTAAGCCATACGGCCCCGTAAGTGGCCAGTGTCACATAATATCTCCGTTTCGGCCTGGGGTTTTCAATGGCGTGGATTATCTTCGCCGCCACCGCTTCGGGCTGTAACGTGAAGGGCGAGATGGGGCCCTTCTTTTTGAACCGGCCCTCCCATTTCATATAAAACTCGTGGTGGGGACTCTTTGCCGGTTCGATATGTTTTTGAAAAGCTTTATAGGCGTTCTCCCGGAATTTGGTGGCGATGGGCCCCGGCTCCACCAGCGACACCTGCACGCCGGAGTTTTTCAGCTCCAGCCGCAACGTGTCGGTAATGCCTTCCAGCGCGAACTTCGAGGCGTTGTAAGCCCCCCGGAACGGCGCGGCCACCAGCCCCAGCACCGAGCTTACCATCACAACCCTTCCATCCCCCTTTGCGCGCATGAGGGGTATAACAAGGTTCGTAAGCTCCATCGTCCCGAAAAGGTTCGTTTCAAACTGCTCCCTCAACGCGTCCCGCGAAAGGTCTTCCACGGCGCCGGGCTGGCCATAGGCGGCGTTGTTGACCAATGCGTGTATGGAGCCTCCGGTTTTTACTTCGATGGTTTTTACGGCGGCGCGGATGGAAGCGGGATCGCAAAGGTCCAGCTGTCCGCTTTCCAGCCCCATGTCCCGCAGGCGGGCCACATCTTCCGGCTTGCGGGCGGTGGCGAACACCCTGTGGCCCCGTTTGGCCAGCTCCTGGGCGGCTGATAACCCTATGCCCGAGGAGCAACCGGTGATCAGGATGTTCTTGGCGGCCATGTTTCGCGGGAGGGCCTTCAGCGGAAAATGTTGTATTTCACTATGCAGTAGAGGGCGCGGAAGGCGTCTTTTATGCCTATCTTCTTGCCCTCCTCGTATGTGCGGCCATAGTAGGAAATGCCCACCTCGTATATGGAAACACCCAGCCGGGCCACCTTGGCGGTTATCTCCGGCTCGAACCCGAACCGGCCCTCCTCTATCCTGATGCGTTTTATCACGTCCGCCTTGAACACCTTGTAGCAGGTCTCCATGTCGGTGAGGTTCAGGTTGGTGGCCATGTTCGAAAGCAGGGTGAGGATTTTATTGGCCACCATGTGCCAGAAGAAAAGCACCCGGTGGGGCTTGTCGCTTATGAAACGGGAACCGAACACCACGTCGGCCTTGCCGCCCAGGATAGGCTCTATCAACAGGGGGTATTCCCCCGGATCATATTCCAGGTCGGCGTCCTGGATGATTATTATGTCGCCGGTCACCATGTCAAACCCCGTCTGGAGCGCCGCG
This DNA window, taken from Nitrospinota bacterium, encodes the following:
- a CDS encoding glycosyltransferase, giving the protein MKIHQMLPNFWYGDAIGNTVVEFNRLLRSWGYESDIFADVVHPKLTARDYREYEKEPDGSWLIYHYSTGSPVNWYALEHGRNVILMYHNITPAEFFDGYDREAAQRCQEGRELLGLFAGRVKFAMAGSAYNEDELKTLGFARTAVVPYILDFDRMTDSGNHYYNDGKTNILFVGRVAPNKRHEDLITTFHHYKRHLDPDSRLIMVGGYDPNGLYYRSLKNLAAGLDLSDVIFTGPVADEALGGYFAGASLFLCLSRHEGFCIPLLEAMKFGLPVVALKQTGVAYTMGNSGVTVDRFNPLEVAELMWEVKNDPALKTRVVESQRERFEYFGRQKMTDNFKNTLMSVIGG
- a CDS encoding glycosyltransferase family 4 protein, yielding MKVSFVIPFYGANIGGGAENHCRRLAESLTVRGVDVEVLTTTLKDFTSHWNSVYYEAGVYCVNGVTVRRFHPRPVDTDVFVPVNLKIIAGEPITIDEELDYVHNAINSDAMYEFIGNNHKGRLYFFMPYLFGTSLWGSSIVPYKSFLIPCLHDEGYARLEVTKRMFRRVNAALFNSPAEMRLAQNLYGGMPYSEPVLMGEGVDRIEDADGKRFRGKYGMGDTPFILYVGRRDATKNTPLLLEYFTRYITANRKANLNLALIGPGEVDIPEAAAGRVKDLGFVPLEDKKDAYAAATMLCQPSLNESFSLVMMESWWVGRPVLVHKNCEATREHVEKSGGGLAFESFAEFAESVEYILEDPDRAGRMGQAGKAYVESNYTWDIICARFKRFLRMTEELGFDR
- a CDS encoding ABC transporter ATP-binding protein, whose product is MTAIELSGVFKTFRKVSVKGNYGTLKGALVSLVTGKGGKSPKPADDNHFDALRDISFSVPAGSTWGLIGRNGSGKSTLLKLVAGIYRPDQGHVKTSGVVSALIELGAGFHPEFSGRENIFINASILGLPRKKIQEKFDDIVSFAELWDFIDNPVRTYSSGMFMRLGFSVAVHADPDILLVDEVLAVGDEAFGHKCQEKMESFKKSGKTILLVTHNLDEVKRWCDGAVWIDSGAVKMIGKPNRVVDAYLATVAEKENLDALEKDHAPHAEIVETANRWGSGEVEITGVRLTDGAKEERRVFPSGEALTVSVDYRAHRKVAEPVFGIGINRKDGANCYGTNTHIEGIDIDFVDGQGSVAFTVDRLDLVDGAYTLSVAVHAKDGHAYDYHDQMYDFTVRSKFKDVGVFRPPHSWVINGQRYLPSEEAAR
- a CDS encoding type II toxin-antitoxin system HicA family toxin, with amino-acid sequence MSKLPVVNFKTMDRLLGGLGFIKARQKGSHAFYRHPDGRTTTVPNHPGRDLARPLIREILKEIELSTDDYIKSIKQ
- a CDS encoding type II toxin-antitoxin system HicB family antitoxin; the protein is MKTFTAYIEFDPETKLYVGVIPGITGAHSQGSSLDELKENLKEALELCLEEYKERGDLDDLPRFVGLQQIEVSA
- the lepA gene encoding elongation factor 4, with translation MNIRNFSIIAHIDHGKSTLADRLLQTTGAVSDREMKEQILDSMDIERERGITIKAQTARLGYKAKDGQEYVLNLIDTPGHVDFSYEVSRSLAACEGVILVVDASQGVEAQTLANVHLAMENDLVMIPVINKIDLPSADVEGVKQQIKEIIGLPPEDVILASAKAGIGIEDILEAVVARIPAPKRDLDAKPRALLVDSWYDQYQGVVSLIRMVDGVISKKDKILFLSTGSEHEIDNMGVFTPKARPVNQLTAGEVGFFTGAIRTIADAKVGDTVTLARNGSKEALPGFVEAKPMVFSGLYPTDSDEYEPLRDALAKLRLNDSSFSYEPENSLALGFGFRCGFLGLLHMGIIRERLEREFNLSLISTAPTVVYRVTMNSGDVITVDNPANLPGPNERVSITEPVIEATIILPEEYIGPVMTLCRERRGHQKKMEYITTKRVSLVYTLPLNEIVLDFFDKLKSITKGYASMDYELAGYQEADLVKLDLLVNGEPVDTLSAIVHKDKSYNVGRDLTERMQELIPRQMFDIAIQAAIGSKIISRTTVKALRKNVLAKCYGGDITRKRKLLEKQKEGKKRMKSIGRVEIPHEAFLAILKTDGK
- the lepB gene encoding signal peptidase I, with amino-acid sequence MAARDPKNPEGEAVAAQTAQESSLWKEYAKAIVVAVFLAVVIRTFVAQAFKIPSESMVSTLLVGDHLLVNKLLYRFEKPQRGDIIVFRYPMEPDRDFVKRAIGLPGETVEMKGNTVYVNGEALVEPYAIYEQNPLAAGDDYHFGPVTVPDGHLFMMGDNRNNSQDSRYWGMLDMNLIHGKAFIIHWSWLDNTFGVRWDRIGKLLK
- a CDS encoding SDR family NAD(P)-dependent oxidoreductase, producing MAAKNILITGCSSGIGLSAAQELAKRGHRVFATARKPEDVARLRDMGLESGQLDLCDPASIRAAVKTIEVKTGGSIHALVNNAAYGQPGAVEDLSRDALREQFETNLFGTMELTNLVIPLMRAKGDGRVVMVSSVLGLVAAPFRGAYNASKFALEGITDTLRLELKNSGVQVSLVEPGPIATKFRENAYKAFQKHIEPAKSPHHEFYMKWEGRFKKKGPISPFTLQPEAVAAKIIHAIENPRPKRRYYVTLATYGAVWLKRALPFWAMDRVMSREKD
- a CDS encoding glycosyltransferase family 2 protein yields the protein MKISVVIPCYNEESTVEKIVETVLGQRIWQTHEPELIVVDDASRDATPEALQRLTQKYPAIKTTRHTVNKGKGAALQTGFDMVTGDIIIIQDADLEYDPGEYPLLIEPILGGKADVVFGSRFISDKPHRVLFFWHMVANKILTLLSNMATNLNLTDMETCYKVFKADVIKRIRIEEGRFGFEPEITAKVARLGVSIYEVGISYYGRTYEEGKKIGIKDAFRALYCIVKYNIFR